The stretch of DNA GCGACGGCGTCGGCAGAGTCTCATGGTTCCGGCGCCTGACCTTCTACAGTCTGCTGGCGGGACTGTGTCCGTTCATCCCCATCCCCTTCCTCGATGATCGGGTGCTCGACTGGGTGCGCCGGCGGATGTTGGCGGAGCAGCTGGAGCGTTGGGGGCGGCAGCCGCAGCCGCAGCAGATCCGTACCCTCGCCGGCTCCGACGAGGGCAGCCTGCTCCGCGGATGCCTCAGCGGTTGCTTCCTGACCCCGGTGGTGAAGGTGACGATCTACCTGCTGCGGAAGGTTTTCAAGAAGATCCTCATCATCCTCACCCTCAACGAGAGCGTCGAGCGCTTCTCCGAGACCTTCCACCTGGGGTATTTGATGCACAGTGCCCTGAGCTGGGATGAGCTGGACCTGGCGGCGCCGGCGGGGGCGAAGAGATCGGCGCTGGAGGTTCGACGGGCAATGTTGGAGGCCCTCGACCGGATCGATCCCCGGCCGGTGCGGCAGCTGGTGCAGCGCAGCTTGCGAGGCAGCCGCCGGCTGCTGCTCAAGGCTTCGCGGATCCTCGGCCGGGGGGTGCGCAACAGCGCGGGAGAGGATGGAGCGGACGGTAGAGCTCAGGGTGCTGCCGGAGCTGCCCGGCGGTACAACGCCGAAGCTGCGGAAGCCTCGGAACACACCCTGGCGGAGGAGGAGTCGCTCCTCGGCTCCCTGGTGGACCGGTTGGCCACCGCCCTTGGGGCTCAGGAGGGCTATTTGAGGTCGTTGCAGGGAGTCTTTCGGGAAGCTCTGGACAGGCTTCGTAGCCAACCGCAGGAGCCTCCTCAGGTTTCCGGCGAAGAGTCCGAAGCTCCGGAGCGGTAGCCGCTGGCCATGCCGAGATGCTTCTCCAAGGTGGCGATCTCGGCGGCGGTGGCGGGGCGCCAGCGGCGATTCTGGCGCCGGCGCTCGATGGCCGGCGGAGCGTAGCGCACCGAGGTCACCAACTTGCCTTCGGGGTTGAAGACGTGGGCACGGCCGCGCTCGCCGAGCACCACCAACGTTTCCTGACGGGTGTCGAAGAGCAGCTGCTCGGCCCCCGCTACCCGCAGATCCGCAAGCGCCATGGAGGTGGGCCGACCGCCCTCGTCGTGGCGCTGCTGGGCGTGTTGGGTGCGCCGCCGGTGCGCGCGCCGGCCTTTCTCCAGCCTTCGGGCGATGCCGCCGAGGATTCCCTCCAGCCGCTGCTGTTGCTTCTTTCCAGAGGATCTCTTGGCGGAAGACTTCGTGCGCTGGCCGGGTCTTCGCCGGGCCGCTGCGGCCTCGACGCTGGCCAGGGCCTCCTGGCCCCAGCGCAAGGGACCGGCCCAGGGCAGCTTGCCGATCCTGCCATAGAGCTCCTCCAGACTCTCGCCATCGGGTCCGGTGCACACCACGTTGAGGGTGAAGCGGGGGTGTCCCCGGCTGCCGCGGCGGCCGTGGGTGGAGACGATCTGGAGGGTCACCGCCATCGGGCGCCGGTTGCCCTGGGGGTCGGGGAGAGAAAACCAGCCGGCGGCGACCTGGCCGTGGAGGCGGTAGCCGGTCTGCTGGTCGCGGTAGGCGGAGAGCACCTCGCCGGTGAGCTCGGGACCGGTGGAGACGACGGTGACCAGCCGCGGTGGTTCCTGATAGAGATCGTCCACCCGGGGATCCTGGCGCTCCAGCAGCCATTGGCCGAGGTCGGTGAAGCGGGGGATGCCGGTAGGCCCGTAGCCGGTGAAAACGTCTTGGGATCCCGGAGGCTGAGTGTGCTGGCAGGGGGCATGCTGCACCGCCGCGCTTTGGCTGCCAGCACTGGGAGTTCGGGAGCTGGGGTCTCTGGAGCTGGGAGCTCTGGAGCTGGGGGAGAGCTCCGCACCGGCGCAGCGCAGGCAGTAGACATGCCCCGGGCGCACCACCGCCTGGTGGGCGAGCACCGCCTGCAGAGCTTCATCGATCCCCTCCTGAGCTCGCGCAGCCAGCTTCGGCAGCTCCTCCGGCCGGGCGTTGAGGACGAGCTCCAGCGGCAGTCGGAGCGCTTCCCGGCGTCCCGCCAGCAGGTGCCCCCACGGGTGCCGGTCGAGCTGCGCCTGCGCTTCGGCGTTGAGCAGCTCGATGGCCTTGCGTAGCGTCGGCGAGGTCTTCGGTGGGCTCAAGGCGGGGCTCCGTTGCAATCATCCATGGGCTGATTATCTCGCGCCCTGGTAGCCGACCGATGCTTGCCCAGGGTTGGGTGGGTGTGTGTCAGAAATGAAACAGGAGGTATTGAGACTTGCAAATTTCCTGATTTATGGGTACTCTCTGCCCGTCGAGTTTTTCCCTGGCTCGGCGGTCAGACTTTCGAAACCTGAGATCTCGGGTTTCCCCACCCCGCCTTTGTTCCATTCCGATCCCCGGCGGCTTCCGCTCTCCGAGCTGGAACCGCCGGGCCTTCCTTCTTGCGCGTCGCCCCTCCGCTGAGTACGATGAAGAAGCCTGCGTAAAGCGACCAACGCCGCGCCCGAGACCTCTTTTTGAGGGAACTCTCGGGGAGTCCGCGACGCTCACCATCTGGAGGAACGACATGGGTCTGTTTGAAAAGCTACGCCAAGAGCTCATCGACATCGTCGAGTGGGTCGACGATACCCACCGCACCCTGGTGTGGCGGTTCCCGCGCTACCAGAACGAGATCAAGCATGGTGCCCAGCTCATCGTGCGCCCGGGGCAGAAGGCGATTTTCATCGATCGCGGCAAGGTGGCGGACGTCTTCGAGCCCGGGATGTACACCCTGGACACCGCCAACCTGCCCATCCTCAGCACCCTCCAGGGTTGGAAATACGGCTTCGAGAGCCCGTTCAAGGCCGAGGTCTACTTCGTCAGCACGCGCCAGATCACCGACCTCAAATGGGGCACTCCCAATCCGGTGATGATGCGCGACGCCGACTTCGGGCCGATCCGCATTCGCGCCTTCGGTACCTACGCTCTGAAGGCTCAGGATCCCAAGGCCTTGCTCGAGGAGCTGGTGGGGACCGACGGCATCTTCGAGGCGGAAGAGGTCACCGAGCTGCTGCGCTCCATCGTGGTCAGTGCCTTCGCCGACATGTTGGGGGAAGCGAAGATCGCCGCCCTCGATCTGGCGGGCAACTACACCGAGCTGTCGGAGGAGCTGCGGCGGCGCACCCAGGAACGGGTGGACGACGAGTATGGGCTGGAGATTCCCCAGCTCTACGTGGTCAACATCTCGCTGCCGGAAGAGGTGGAGAAGGCTCTGGACACCCGCACCAGCATGGGAGTCATCGGGGATATGGGCGCCTTCCAGCAGTATCAGATGGGCCAGGCCATGACCGCCGCCGCCAACAATCCCTCCGGGGGCGGTGCCGCCGAGGGCATGGGGCTGGGTATGGGCTTCGCCATGGCCAACCAGATGTTCGGTGCCGGTGGTGGCCCGGGGGCCCAGGTCGGCCCCGGCCAGATGGCGCCGGGAGCCGCCGGTGGTGGGGCTGCACCGCCGCCGCTGCCGCCGGCGAGTCCCTGGCACGCCGCCGTCGGTGGTCAGAGCGTCGGGCCCATGCCGCTGGCTCAGCTGGTGCAGCAGATCCAGGGCGGGCAGATCGAACGCGAGACTCTGGTGTGGACCGCCGGCATGGAGGCCTGGTCGCCGGCCGGTGACGTTCCTCAGCTGGCTGGCTACTTCCAGGCCACGCCGCCGCCGCTGCCGCAGTCGTGAGCCAGCTCGGGGAGCTGCCCGAAGCGGCCACCACCGCGGACGCCGGGCAGGCGGTGGATCAGGCTCAGGGGCGGACGTTTCCTTGCGAGTCCTGCGGAGCGGATCTGGAGTTCCACATCGGGCAGCAGACGCTGCGCTGCCCGTTCTGTGGCTTCACCAAGGACTTCTTCTCCGGGGATACCTCCGGGGAGGAAGCGGTTGGGGAGAATCCGCTGGAGGAGACCCTTCGGCGGCTAGTGGAGCTGCGCCGCGGGGGCGATTCGGATGTCGCCGCCACGCAGGTCATGGAGTGCAGCTACTGCCGGGCCAAGGTGGAGTTCACCGGCACCCTCACCAGTACCCGCTGCGCCTTCTGCGGCTCACCGGTGCAGCGGGAGAATGTCCACCGCTCCGAACGCCTGGTGCCGGTGGACGGCATGGTGCCCTTCAAAGTCGAGCGGCGGCGGGCCCAACAGCACCTGCGGCGTTGGCTCAAGGGTTTGTGGTTCGCCCCCAACGACTTCAAGAAGAAGGGCATCCGGGGCGAGTTCGAAGGCATCTATCTGCCTTTCTGGACCTACGACGCCATGACCTACAGCCGCTACCGCGGCGAGCGCGGGAAGCATTACTACTCCGGTTCGGGCAAGAACCGTAAGCGCCGCACTCGCTGGTCGCCGGCTTCCGGCCAGTTTCAGCGCTTTTTCGACGACGTGCTGGTGGCCGCCGGTACCCATCTGCCGCGAGGCTGGGTGGAGAAGCTCGAGCCGTGGCCGCTGGCGGA from Acidobacteriota bacterium encodes:
- a CDS encoding SPFH domain-containing protein, whose protein sequence is MGLFEKLRQELIDIVEWVDDTHRTLVWRFPRYQNEIKHGAQLIVRPGQKAIFIDRGKVADVFEPGMYTLDTANLPILSTLQGWKYGFESPFKAEVYFVSTRQITDLKWGTPNPVMMRDADFGPIRIRAFGTYALKAQDPKALLEELVGTDGIFEAEEVTELLRSIVVSAFADMLGEAKIAALDLAGNYTELSEELRRRTQERVDDEYGLEIPQLYVVNISLPEEVEKALDTRTSMGVIGDMGAFQQYQMGQAMTAAANNPSGGGAAEGMGLGMGFAMANQMFGAGGGPGAQVGPGQMAPGAAGGGAAPPPLPPASPWHAAVGGQSVGPMPLAQLVQQIQGGQIERETLVWTAGMEAWSPAGDVPQLAGYFQATPPPLPQS